The following are encoded in a window of Carya illinoinensis cultivar Pawnee chromosome 15, C.illinoinensisPawnee_v1, whole genome shotgun sequence genomic DNA:
- the LOC122297633 gene encoding eukaryotic translation initiation factor 5A-2-like: MPIMQVPHVSRTGDQLIDISEDGFVSLLMDNGDTKDDLRLPTDDNLLGKIKDGFGEGKDLVLSVMSAMWEERICALKDIGPKN; encoded by the exons ATGCCAATAATGCAGGTTCCTCATGTTTCTCGCACTGGTGATCAGTTGATTGATATCTCTGAAGACGGTTTT GTGAGTCTTTTAATGGATAATGGAGACACCAAGGATGATCTGAGGCTTCCCACTGATGACAATCTGCTCGGCAAG ATTAAAGATGGGTTTGGTGAAGGAAAGGACCTCGTGCTGAGCGTTATGTCTGCAATGTGGGAGGAGCGGATCTGTGCCCTTAAGGACATTGGCCCAAAAAACTGA